The stretch of DNA cctttgaacccccaagtgcttcacagaaatttataacgtagagccgtgaaaaaaaaatcctttttttttttcctcaaaaatgattttttagctcgcaattttttattttctcaagggtaacacgagaaactgaaccccaatagttgttgtccagtttgtcctgagtacgctgatactccatatgtggggggcaccactgtttgggcacacatcggggctcggaagagaagtagtgacgttttgaaatgcagactttgatagaatggtctgcgggcatcatgttgcatttgcagagctcctgatgtacctaaacagtagaaaccccccacaagtgaccctattttggaaactagaccccccaaggaacttatctagatgtgtgctgagcactttgaacgcccaagtgcttcacagaactttataatgcagagccatgaaaataaaaaaaaaacttttttttccacaaaaatgatctttttacccccagatttttactttcccaagggtaaaaggagaaattggaccccaaaatttattgtgcaatttatcctgagtacgctgatacctcatatgtgggggcgggaccactgtttgggcacccatcggggctaggaagggaagtagtgacattttaaaatgcagactttgatggaatggtctgcgggcgtcacattgcatttggagagcccctggtgtacctaaacagtagaaaccccccacaagtgacccctattttggaaactagacctcccctccccccccaaggaacttatctagaaatgTGGTGagtattttgaatgcccaagtgcttcacagaagtttgatgcagggccatgaaaataaaaaaatcatttttttccccacaaaaattattttgtagcccccaatttttatttttttattttcgcaagggtaacaggagaaactggatcctacaagttgttgtccaatcagtcatgagtactctgataccttatatgtgggggaaaaccactgtttgggcgcacggaagagctcggaagggagggagcaccaattgactttttgaacgcaaaattggcgcgtttggagacctcctgatgtacctaaacagtggaaacctccaattctaacaccaaccataaccccaacacaccgctaacgctAATTCCAACCCAatccaaaaccctaaccccaaaacacccctaatcccaaccctaaccataatggttatggttagggttgggattagagatagggtttggattaggggtgttttggcgttaggattgtgattagggttatggcataaccttaatcacaaccctaacgccaaaacacccctaatccaaaccctaatcccaactctaaccctatctttagccccaaccctaactttaaccccaaccctaaccctaactttagctccaaccctaaccctaactttagccccaaccctaaccctaattggaaaatagaaatacatatatttttatattttatcattttttcctaactaagggggtgataaaggggggggggggggttatttactatttattttttaattttgatcactgtgataggatctcacagtgaccaaaataaaacaagaggaagaatcttcctctgccggccagcacatctcggcgggcgcactgcgcatgcgcccgccattttcttcccggaggaagatGCCGGCGGGCAGGAGGAGACGCAGGACAACCCAGGGATactggtaagtatgatagggtccctgaatccccctatttctctgtcctctgatgtgcgatcacatcagaggacagataatgACATGCCATGTGAACCATCTAGTGGACAGGTGCTGCTATTACTTTACATTCAAAAGGGGAAATAAACGTTCCTGGACTTTTGTCCACTTCATGCCTAAATTCATTAATGTAAGAGCAGCGATGTTATGGATTCTTTACAATCACTGAGGTTATTATTTACTGTGCAAGCACTGAGGGTATAGATTCTTTATTGTGTAAGCAGTGAGTTTATGGATTCTTTAATGTCAGAGCTGGGAGGCAATAGATTAATTACTGAACGAGTAGTGACGTTACAGACTCttcactgtacaagcagtgagatcaTGAATTCCTTCACACTAAGAGCAGTGggactatggattccttactgtatGAGTAGTGaagctatggattctttattgtgagAGCATTGTCTTTGAATCCTTAATTGTACAAGTAGTGAGGCTATAGATTATTTGCTGTGCAAGCAGTGAGGCTGTGGATTCTTTACTTTGCAGGCAATGaggctgtggattctttactgtgcaggCAATGAGGCTGTTGATTCTTTACTGTGTAAGCAGTGaggctgtggattctttactgtgcaagcagtgaggctgtggattctttactgtgcaagcagtgaggctgtggattctttactgtgcaagcagtgaggctgtggattctttactgtgcaggCAATGAGGCTATAGATTATTTGCTGTGCAGGCAATGAGGCTATAGATTATTTGCTGTGCAGGCTATGAGGCTGTGGATTCTTTTCTGTGCATGCAGTAAGATTATAGAACATTTCTACATGACGTTGTAATGGTTGATTCCCTGCTCATGTTATAAGTTGAACGCGATGTTCTGATGTGTACACCATTGTTTCTTACTTTGCAGGCCCCTCTGCGGACAAAGGATCGTCCCTTTATGTGCTGATCAGGGCCACATGGCTGGTGATGAAGAAGAGGGACGTCCAGAACTTTGGAAGAATTTTAGATTTTTTGGAATTGACTCAAGAACAAGTCCCCGATCTTCTCTGCTACAGGCACCATGCGAAGCTCAGCACCGGACTCAGAGGGAAGGTGAGCCCCGGATGGCgattaccaggggtgtcaaactgcattcctcgagggctggaaacaggtcatgttttcaggatttccttgtactgcacaggtgataatttaatcaccaactcattatttgtgtaggtgattaaattatcacttgtgcagtacaaggaaatcctgaaaacatgacctgtttgcagccctcgaggaatacagtttgacacccctggcgatTACAGTGCCGCTCCGGTGTAAGCCCCCCAGCCCCTGTACCCCACTATCACATGGCTGTTTCTGCAAACTCAAGGGGAGGAGCTGCGAGCAGGGGTATTCTTTtagtaaataaaaaataacatatcCCTCATTTGCTCAGATAGTGCTCCACATGATGGAAGAAAAGAAGCCGCTGCTGGACGTCCTCACAGCGCTGAACTCTCACTTTCCTCCTGTCTTCCCCGATGATTCAGAAGCGGTAAGCGTTGTCTCCCCTTATGAAGACCCTCCGATGATCACCTTTTCGTTCAGGTCAAAGTTTTTTTCCTTCAAGAAATACATGAACAAGACCCCTGGTGGGCAGGGGGGTGCAGAGCTTCTGGTATCCAGCTGCATTTTAAGGATTCAGCCAATGTTTGTTTCGGTTTAAGTTCTTATTCTCCCTCTTATCCctttgtcataaaaaaaaaatatataataatacagTTTCCCCATTTTTTTATTCTTTGTGCTGCACCTGCCCTTTGAGGATCGGTCTCAGCTCCGTAACATGGCTGCATTAATAAGTGATACCACTAGATGGCTCCGGTGTGGCGTTTTTATTTTTCGTTTGCCCTGAATGTTTCCTATCGGGCTGATCTGTAAATTTTAGAATCGGACCCCTGTGGCGGTGGCTGCTGCCTCCCCCTGAGAACACACACCTCCCTTATGTTCCCTGTCCGTGCATCGTAAACAGCTCCTCGGTGAGTCAGCACATTCTGTGCTGGAAAGACATGACCTGTGGATGTTTTTCTAAAGATCACGTCAAAATATCAAAataactttttttcttttacattaagCTTGGGTTTTATCTGTGGATAACCTGATCCTATTGCGCGTCCAAAGGCTCCAGAAACTAAGAATCTATATCTGTATACCCCAGATGGGCCATATCAGATGTTTTCCACACtttgctgctgtcacacacctccttaaaaaaggattgggcatgttgacatCTAACTGCCCAATCATGCTCTTCCCTAACCATCATCGACTCCCATGAATGATCCATTGGAGTCCATGAGCTCGCTCCTCCTAAACTGGAGAGTCAAACTAGGGTCAAACTCTACCCCCCTGGTCCTACCCTGTAAAATACTGACATCTTCCTATGTGGCTGCTTGGGACCCCCAATATCTAAGCCTCTGATGATGGTGACCAAGGTGAATATCCGTCTTGACTCGCTGCAGAACTATAATTTAATTTCagtgttttttttgtatttccaGCGTAATGTATTTAAGGTCCGGCAATGTAAGATTAATTTTCGTAAATTGGTTCTTCGCATGATCCGGGACGCAAAGTTTCGACAGCATTATGTAGAGGTGAGGAGCCGCGCACAGGCGTCGAGATGCTCCGCGCTGTCCTCGCGTCGTTAACGCACCTCGTTACCTACTTCTTACTCCATAGAACAAGTTGCAGCTGGAATATGGGGACGCGTTTATGGCCGCCCTCGAGAAGCTTCTGTGGGAATTCTTGCACAGGCTTCAGACGGTCCACAACCACCAGGTAAAGACGGGCTCGGATTACAGGGGGGCACATGGCTAAGGATTGTTTTATGCAGCAGGTGAAGTGGGGTCATATTGCGACCCCCTAGGTTGCCGCAACCAGCAAAAAGTCAGAGCCAGTTGGACTTTTTTTGCAATGTGGTACCTTACACGTTGCAATGCGACTCCATTCACTTGCACTTAGCTGCAGCGTTTATTAACTCGTCTCCATGAAAAATGCCTGCCGCCTCCTCCAAACCGAGTGTTACTGACAGCCATGTTGTTATCTTTCCCGACACAGGTCCCAGAAACCACAAAGCAGCCTGTCTTAGTCGAGGACCGTCGCTCCAGCACCCCCATCCGCCCCAGTTCAGAACTGAGTAAGTTAAGGTTTGGCTCCTGAAGACCTCTCCATGGCCGCTCCGTCCTTATTGCCTCTGGGAGGCGTAGTCTTCTCTCGTTATTAGATTGTTGTGATCCGTTCCTTTAAACAATCTGTTTTTATAGTTTTATCTGTTCTTATATATGTAATAAAAGATGACATTTTGACATGACCCCATGTTGATGCTTCTTTAAATGCAAAGTTGAACTAGAACTCCCATCCTCTTGCACGATAGTATTTCTTGTTGATTAGCCATCACGTGACCATAAACTAAATGGGTTGTCCAAAGCCAATGCATTTCTTACAAACAGCTTACAATgataaaaaaagggggaaaaaaaagttgTACTGATGACCTTGGTCCCCAGCTGGCCTTGGCATGACTGGTCAGCCCTGGGTAAGCAGAGACTGGCGGGGAACCAGGGTAGTGTCAGCAAAGCAGCTTATCAACAATGATATCCCCACTAACAAGTGCAAGACCCAGACTATCAGCGGTCTGCACTTCACTGCATGGATGTGTAGCAACATATGCGACAGCTGGGGGTCCTAAACAACATTTAGTCCTTTTAGAGGGGTCTCCACCTTTTATGACTACTTTTATTATAAAATCTGCATCCCCCCTGGCTGAGCTCACATGCCCATGACACTTATAAAGGGGCTTCAGCAGAATCACTTAGCGTTAACTCCCTTGTCCATATAcacgcttttgtttttttttcttcattttagaTTTTTTAGCTACAAACGAAGCGAGATATAGGACAAAGCCCTCTACTAATGCCGATCGATCAGAAGAAAACCTCAGCAGCGATCAAGCCGAGAGCGAGAATTACACAAGGAGTAAACGAGGTTATGGTGGGCTTGAAGGCATCAGAATGAGTTCCTCACAAGGCCGTAAGCGGGAACCCGTCTGTAGAAGGACGCTAGATTTGATCAATAGTCCTCCTGTTCGCGATGAACCTCGGCCGCCATATTTTGCAGTTTTTGGATTTGATTGCAGTCAAAATTCTAAAGTCAACGATGGTGAAAATCTTTCTCCTCCCGATCCTTTGCAATCTCAAAGCCTAGACCTTGGCCCAGAGTGTTGTCCAGATCAATGGGCTAGTCATGATGTGATGGGACATGGAGTATTTACTGACATGCAGGGTACAGAGGTAGCACAGGCCATGCGCGAGGAGTCTAGAGGCAATTGTGAAGGGCTAGAGAAGTCCTCAGCTCGGGGATTGACGTCCTGGAGGTACCAGCCAAGGGTCCGCCTGACAAGACTACCACTTACTATTATTAACAAGTATCCAAGAGATGCAGCTCCTGAAGATTTGCCTGCTCAAGTGGCCGACTCTGAGCCGTCCCAAAGTCAGACGTCTACTACTTGGTTCTGGGTATGTTCTGATTCCACGGACAACGACAGCAACGATCCCGATTACTTCCCTGGATACAGTTTATTCCAACATGATGGTGAAGAAATGAGCAGAATTCAACCAAAGAGAGGTCTCCGCTTATCTTCGccaccataataataatctttatttttatatagcgctaacatattacgcagcgctttacagacattatcatcactgtccccgatggggctcacaataatAGTAACTGACTcttaatagacagaaaaacacccagATAGTTGTTGCCGCTTCCGTCACAAGATTCTCGTGGATGTCCAATATAATCATTTATTTAGGAGTTACAGGATAAAACAATGAATTTCGACTCCAACATCCCAGAGTCGTCTTCaggtttataaaaatatatatcatatataaagGTATACCACATTTACTTCATATATAGCTTGCTTCACAAGAAACTAAAAGGAGCAGAATGTTGGTGGAGCTCTATAGCCACACCCGGCCAGATGTAAGGAGGCTAATCCtccgtaaaaggaaaaaaaaagtat from Ranitomeya imitator isolate aRanImi1 chromosome 9, aRanImi1.pri, whole genome shotgun sequence encodes:
- the TINF2 gene encoding TERF1-interacting nuclear factor 2 isoform X1, producing MTGRSSETSGPSADKGSSLYVLIRATWLVMKKRDVQNFGRILDFLELTQEQVPDLLCYRHHAKLSTGLRGKIVLHMMEEKKPLLDVLTALNSHFPPVFPDDSEARNVFKVRQCKINFRKLVLRMIRDAKFRQHYVENKLQLEYGDAFMAALEKLLWEFLHRLQTVHNHQVPETTKQPVLVEDRRSSTPIRPSSELNFLATNEARYRTKPSTNADRSEENLSSDQAESENYTRSKRGYGGLEGIRMSSSQGRKREPVCRRTLDLINSPPVRDEPRPPYFAVFGFDCSQNSKVNDGENLSPPDPLQSQSLDLGPECCPDQWASHDVMGHGVFTDMQGTEVAQAMREESRGNCEGLEKSSARGLTSWRYQPRVRLTRLPLTIINKYPRDAAPEDLPAQVADSEPSQSQTSTTWFWVCSDSTDNDSNDPDYFPGYSLFQHDGEEMSRIQPKRGLRLSSPP
- the TINF2 gene encoding TERF1-interacting nuclear factor 2 isoform X2, with protein sequence MAGDEEEGRPELWKNFRFFGIDSRTSPRSSLLQAPCEAQHRTQREVLHMMEEKKPLLDVLTALNSHFPPVFPDDSEARNVFKVRQCKINFRKLVLRMIRDAKFRQHYVENKLQLEYGDAFMAALEKLLWEFLHRLQTVHNHQVPETTKQPVLVEDRRSSTPIRPSSELNFLATNEARYRTKPSTNADRSEENLSSDQAESENYTRSKRGYGGLEGIRMSSSQGRKREPVCRRTLDLINSPPVRDEPRPPYFAVFGFDCSQNSKVNDGENLSPPDPLQSQSLDLGPECCPDQWASHDVMGHGVFTDMQGTEVAQAMREESRGNCEGLEKSSARGLTSWRYQPRVRLTRLPLTIINKYPRDAAPEDLPAQVADSEPSQSQTSTTWFWVCSDSTDNDSNDPDYFPGYSLFQHDGEEMSRIQPKRGLRLSSPP